In one window of Solanum pennellii chromosome 2, SPENNV200 DNA:
- the LOC107008935 gene encoding cytochrome P450 84A1, translated as MNEMVLNNINSILEALQANPILIFFFIIPLFFLYLFSTSRRKRYPPGPLGWPLIGNMMIMDQLTHRGLAKLAQKYGGVFHLKMGYVHKIVISGPEEARQVLQVQDNIYSNRPKTVAISYLTYDRADMAFADYGPFWRQMRKLCVMKLFSRKRAESWDSVRDEVDSMVKIVTTNTGTSINLGELVFCLTRNIIYRAAFGTSSDEGQDDFIKILQEFSKLFGAFNMADFIPWLGWIGKQGLNVRLAKARASLDGFIDTIIDDHIERKKAINVINDDGSRESDMVDELLAFYSEETKVNESEDLQNAIRLTRDNIKAIIMDVMFGGTETVASAIEWAMAELMKSPEDLKKVQQELANVVGLNRKVDESDFENLTYLKCCLKETLRLHPPIPLLLHETAEESTVSGYFIPANTHVIINSFAIGRDKNSWEDPDSFKPSRFLKEGVADFKGGNFEFLPFGSGRRSCPGMQLGLYALEMAVAHLLHCFTWELPDGMKPSELKMDDIFGLTAPLANRLVAVPTPRLLCKLY; from the exons atgaatgaaatggTACTaaacaatatcaattcaattctTGAAGCTTTACAAGCTAACCCTATActaatcttcttcttcatcatcccTCTCTTCTTCTTATACCTTTTTTCGACGTCTCGCCGTAAACGTTATCCTCCAGGACCATTAGGCTGGCCTCTCATTGGTAACATGATGATAATGGACCAGTTAACTCACCGTGGTCTTGCCAAACTTGCACAAAAATATGGTGGCGTTTTTCACCTCAAAATGGGTTATGTCCACAAGATTGTTATATCTGGTCCAGAAGAAGCTCGTCAAGTACTACAG GTACAAGACAACATATATTCGAATCGTCCAAAGACCGTAGCGATAAGTTACCTAACGTACGATCGTGCGGACATGGCTTTTGCTGACTACGGACCGTTTTGGCGTCAGATGAGAAAATTATGTGTTATGAAATTATTCAGTCGTAAACGAGCTGAGTCATGGGACTCGGTTCGCGACGAAGTAGACTCAATGGTAAAGATAGTTACAACCAACACGGGCACATCAATTAACTTAGGGGAACTTGTTTTCTGTCTCACTCGTAACATTATCTATCGAGCTGCTTTTGGGACAAGTTCAGATGAAGGACAAgatgattttattaaaattttgcaAGAATTTTCGAAGCTATTTGGTGCTTTTAACATGGCTGATTTTATTCCATGGCTAGGGTGGATTGGTAAGCAAGGCCTAAATGTTAGACTTGCTAAGGCAAGGGCATCACTTGATGGATTTATTGATACGATAATTGATGATCATATTGAAAGAAAGAAGGCTATTAATGTTATTAATGATGATGGTTCTAGAGAAAGTGATATGGTCGATGAGCTATTAGCTTTTTACAGTGAAGAAACAAAAGTAAATGAGTCTGAAGATTTGCAGAATGCTATAAGGCTTACTAGGGATAATATCAAAGCTATAATCATG GATGTAATGTTTGGTGGGACAGAGACGGTGGCATCTGCGATAGAGTGGGCCATGGCTGAGCTTATGAAAAGTCCAGAGGATCTTAAAAAGGTACAACAAGAATTAGCTAACGTCGTTGGACTCAATAGGAAAGTTGATGAATCCGATTTTGAAAACTTGACCTACTTAAAATGTTGTTTAAAAGAAACTCTCCGACTTCACCCTCCAATCCCTCTCCTCCTCCACGAAACCGCGGAGGAATCGACAGTCTCCGGCTACTTTATTCCAGCAAACACACATGTTATCATAAACTCGTTTGCAATTGGACGTGACAAAAACTCATGGGAAGATCCTGATAGTTTCAAGCCAAGTAGGTTCCTTAAAGAAGGTGTGGCAGATTTTAAAGGTggtaattttgaatttttaccATTTGGGTCGGGTCGAAGGTCTTGCCCCGGTATGCAACTTGGGCTTTATGCATTAGAAATGGCTGTGGCCCATTTACTTCATTGTTTTACTTGGGAATTACCTGATGGAATGAAACCAAGTGAACTAAAAATGGATGATATATTTGGGCTTACTGCTCCATTGGCTAATCGACTAGTGGCTGTGCCTACTCCACGTTTATTATGTAAACTTTATTGA